From the Priestia koreensis genome, one window contains:
- the thiC gene encoding phosphomethylpyrimidine synthase ThiC, which translates to MSTPDVFEWSKSFANSKKVYVEGSSPTIRVPMREIKLSPTVTTEGEVSNEPLRVYDTSGAYTDPNHSINVKKGLPPLRETWITERQDTEEYEGREVKPEDNGFSKRSNPLSSNGRKPKKARQGQNVTQMHYAKQGIVTPEMEFVAIREHLSAEFVREEIATGRAILPANINHPESEPMIIGRNFHVKINANIGNSAVTSSIEEEVEKMVWATHWGADTLMDLSTGKDIHTTREWIIRNCPVPVGTVPIYQALEKVNGIAEDLTWEIFRDTLIEQAEQGVDYFTIHAGVLLRYIPLTVKRLTGIVSRGGSIMAQWCLAHHEESFLYTHFEEICEILKAYDISISLGDGLRPGSIADANDEAQFAELETLGELTKIAWKHDVQVMIEGPGHVPMHKIKENMEKQLDICQEAPFYTLGPLTTDIAPGYDHITSAIGAAMIGWFGTAMLCYVTPKEHLGLPNKNDVREGVITYKIAAHAADLAKGHPGAQLRDDALSKARFEFRWHDQFNLSLDPDRARSYHDETLPAEGAKVAHFCSMCGPKFCSMRISHDLRKKVQEEKNEDIAEGLKQKAEEFVANGSTIYR; encoded by the coding sequence ATGAGTACGCCTGACGTATTTGAGTGGAGTAAGTCATTTGCCAACAGTAAAAAAGTTTATGTTGAAGGGTCATCCCCGACGATTCGGGTGCCGATGCGAGAGATTAAGCTCAGCCCAACCGTAACAACAGAAGGAGAGGTTTCAAATGAGCCACTGCGCGTATATGACACAAGCGGTGCTTATACGGATCCGAATCACAGTATCAATGTGAAGAAGGGACTACCGCCTCTTCGCGAGACGTGGATCACCGAACGGCAGGATACAGAAGAGTATGAAGGCCGTGAAGTAAAACCAGAAGATAATGGATTTAGTAAACGTAGCAATCCTCTTTCTTCTAATGGACGTAAGCCGAAAAAAGCGCGGCAAGGACAAAACGTTACGCAAATGCATTACGCTAAACAAGGTATTGTTACACCTGAAATGGAGTTCGTTGCTATTCGAGAACATTTGTCTGCTGAATTTGTTCGAGAAGAAATTGCAACGGGTCGCGCCATTTTGCCGGCCAACATTAATCATCCAGAAAGCGAGCCGATGATTATTGGACGAAATTTTCACGTAAAGATTAATGCGAACATTGGAAACTCGGCTGTGACTTCTTCTATTGAAGAAGAGGTAGAGAAAATGGTATGGGCAACGCATTGGGGAGCCGATACGCTCATGGATCTGTCAACGGGGAAGGATATTCATACAACGAGAGAATGGATTATTCGCAACTGCCCCGTTCCGGTTGGAACCGTTCCTATCTATCAAGCGCTTGAAAAAGTAAACGGCATTGCAGAAGATCTAACGTGGGAAATTTTTCGCGATACGCTTATTGAACAAGCTGAACAGGGAGTCGACTATTTCACCATTCACGCTGGCGTGTTGCTGCGGTACATTCCTCTCACTGTTAAGCGCCTAACGGGAATTGTCTCTCGAGGTGGCTCTATTATGGCACAGTGGTGCTTGGCGCATCATGAGGAAAGCTTTCTTTATACACACTTTGAAGAGATTTGTGAGATCCTAAAAGCGTACGACATTTCTATTTCACTTGGAGATGGGCTGCGCCCTGGTTCAATTGCAGATGCGAATGATGAAGCTCAGTTCGCTGAATTAGAAACGCTCGGTGAGCTAACAAAGATTGCTTGGAAACACGATGTACAGGTCATGATTGAAGGACCTGGGCACGTTCCGATGCATAAGATTAAAGAGAACATGGAGAAGCAGCTAGACATTTGTCAAGAAGCCCCATTTTATACGCTTGGACCACTTACAACTGATATTGCTCCCGGGTATGATCATATTACATCAGCTATCGGTGCTGCGATGATTGGCTGGTTCGGTACGGCCATGCTTTGTTATGTAACTCCGAAAGAGCATTTAGGTCTTCCAAATAAAAATGATGTTCGAGAGGGCGTTATTACGTATAAAATCGCGGCCCATGCGGCGGATTTAGCGAAAGGCCATCCAGGAGCACAGTTGCGTGATGATGCGCTGTCTAAAGCACGCTTTGAGTTTCGTTGGCACGATCAATTTAATTTATCCCTTGATCCAGACCGAGCAAGAAGCTATCATGACGAAACGCTTCCGGCAGAGGGAGCCAAAGTCGCGCATTTTTGCTCTATGTGCGGGCCAAAGTTTTGTTCGATGCGAATTTCACATGATTTACGAAAGAAAGTACAGGAAGAAAAAAATGAGGATATAGCAGAAGGGTTGAAGCAAAAAGCGGAGGAGTTTGTCGCCAATGGATCAACGATTTATCGATAA
- a CDS encoding serine/threonine protein kinase yields MKSPHPYDPIQVISVAKGWKCLGVGNYAAVFMNNQYPDWVVKVYAREEEAAELEADVYKQIGPHPAYSELIYQSKHYLVLKRLRGITLYDALHRAVRIPKRVIEDVEEALQYARKKGLTPCDVHGKNVMMENGRGYVVDVSDFYREKEDRKWRDLSKAYYKLYVPILLKFPIPIPYFVLNLSRYGYRIYRKWKK; encoded by the coding sequence ATGAAGAGCCCTCACCCTTATGATCCGATTCAGGTCATTTCTGTTGCAAAAGGATGGAAGTGCCTTGGTGTTGGAAACTATGCGGCCGTGTTTATGAACAATCAGTATCCGGATTGGGTCGTAAAAGTATATGCTAGGGAAGAAGAAGCAGCAGAATTAGAAGCAGATGTGTACAAGCAAATCGGCCCTCACCCTGCTTACTCAGAGCTTATTTATCAGAGTAAGCATTATCTCGTTTTAAAGAGACTGCGAGGAATTACGCTATATGATGCGCTGCATCGAGCCGTTCGAATTCCTAAGCGAGTCATTGAAGACGTAGAGGAAGCGCTCCAGTATGCAAGGAAAAAGGGCTTAACGCCTTGTGATGTACACGGTAAAAACGTCATGATGGAAAATGGCAGAGGATATGTAGTAGACGTATCTGATTTTTATCGTGAAAAGGAAGACCGGAAATGGAGAGATTTATCTAAGGCTTATTACAAGCTGTATGTCCCAATCCTCCTGAAGTTTCCAATACCCATTCCTTATTTTGTTTTGAATCTATCAAGATATGGGTACCGGATCTATCGCAAATGGAAAAAATAA
- a CDS encoding DsbA family protein yields the protein MAKSNKKSNNRPKQTTNVKPPSQNAKKGSKQSDTSSTTKMMFWTIGIIAACVLIFILVYNGMQNKNAADESRPAKANFNYSNQPFEGKETAPVSIVEFGDYKCPICKQVNSQIVPKIKKDLVDTGKAKLYFMNYAFIREDSETAAKFAEGVYQELGNEKFWEFHNLLYEKQPEDTSYEQKEFFSDAFLAKTLGTIATPDEVKKVQEAVKGDKVTKAFDEDMSYVQKLGIQGTPTFFVNGKPVSDLNDLNKMVEDAAKEKK from the coding sequence ATGGCTAAATCTAATAAAAAATCAAATAATCGGCCAAAGCAAACGACAAATGTAAAACCGCCATCGCAAAATGCTAAAAAAGGGTCCAAGCAGTCTGATACGTCTTCAACGACCAAAATGATGTTTTGGACGATTGGTATCATTGCCGCGTGTGTACTGATTTTTATTTTGGTTTACAATGGTATGCAAAATAAAAACGCAGCGGATGAATCAAGACCTGCTAAAGCAAACTTTAATTATAGCAATCAGCCCTTTGAAGGGAAAGAAACGGCTCCTGTGAGCATTGTTGAATTCGGCGATTACAAATGTCCAATTTGTAAGCAGGTAAATAGCCAGATCGTGCCAAAGATTAAAAAAGATTTGGTTGATACAGGAAAAGCAAAACTTTATTTCATGAACTATGCGTTTATTCGCGAAGATTCTGAAACGGCAGCGAAATTTGCGGAGGGTGTATACCAAGAGCTAGGAAACGAGAAGTTCTGGGAGTTTCATAATCTTCTATATGAAAAGCAGCCTGAAGATACATCATACGAGCAAAAAGAATTTTTTAGCGATGCTTTTTTAGCTAAAACGTTAGGCACGATCGCAACACCAGATGAAGTGAAAAAAGTTCAAGAAGCGGTAAAAGGTGACAAGGTAACGAAAGCTTTCGATGAAGATATGTCATATGTTCAAAAACTGGGTATTCAAGGAACACCGACTTTCTTTGTGAACGGAAAACCTGTATCTGATTTGAATGATTTGAACAAAATGGTTGAAGATGCGGCAAAGGAGAAAAAATAA
- a CDS encoding disulfide oxidoreductase yields MNKSLALAWLTALIAMLGSLFFSEVRHFIPCTLCWYQRILMYPLAFILGIAFYKNDARIYRYVLPLSGIGIVLSSYHYALQKIPAMQHVQMCQSGVPCTGEYINWLGFITIPFLALIAFVIITICMVIQRRKA; encoded by the coding sequence ATGAATAAGTCATTAGCGTTAGCGTGGCTTACTGCTCTTATTGCAATGCTAGGGAGCTTATTTTTTAGCGAGGTTCGCCACTTTATCCCTTGTACGCTCTGCTGGTATCAGCGAATTCTTATGTACCCACTTGCGTTTATTTTAGGGATTGCCTTTTATAAAAATGATGCGCGTATTTACCGATATGTTCTGCCCCTATCAGGGATTGGAATTGTATTATCGAGCTATCATTATGCGTTGCAGAAAATTCCTGCTATGCAGCACGTCCAGATGTGTCAGAGCGGGGTGCCGTGTACGGGTGAGTACATTAACTGGCTCGGATTTATTACAATTCCGTTCCTAGCTCTTATAGCGTTCGTCATTATCACCATTTGTATGGTGATTCAACGTAGAAAAGCATAA